One segment of Arcanobacterium haemolyticum DSM 20595 DNA contains the following:
- the aroD gene encoding type I 3-dehydroquinate dehydratase has translation MIFSRDAQTIIVPVLGTTPAMLVDEVRETQAAGADVIEWRIDMLFGDHPNFSFSTLGSEIIPQLLEATDLPILLTIRTANQGGEIRVSEGRYRLLLAEMLDTLLQLHVPSERIGVDIEYWHRAAPDLAKRAQELGFTVVVSDHNWLSTPDSDILRIMFDDMLAIDGAVAKLVVTPQSDEDVDRLLAVTKDVTSETGRMVISVAMGERGQRARLAGWTYGSVATFAAVSRPSAPGQPHISELR, from the coding sequence ATGATTTTTTCACGAGATGCTCAAACAATCATCGTTCCCGTGTTAGGGACAACCCCCGCTATGCTCGTAGACGAAGTACGCGAAACACAGGCCGCCGGGGCAGACGTGATCGAATGGCGCATTGACATGCTCTTCGGGGACCATCCGAACTTTTCTTTCTCTACGCTCGGTTCGGAGATCATCCCGCAATTACTTGAAGCCACGGACCTGCCGATATTGCTGACCATTCGCACCGCTAACCAAGGTGGAGAAATTCGCGTGAGCGAAGGCCGCTACCGGCTGTTGCTGGCAGAAATGCTCGATACGCTTTTGCAGTTGCACGTGCCCAGCGAACGAATTGGTGTGGACATCGAATATTGGCACCGGGCCGCCCCTGACCTGGCCAAACGTGCTCAAGAGCTCGGGTTTACTGTGGTGGTGTCCGATCACAACTGGCTCTCCACACCTGATTCCGACATTTTGCGGATCATGTTTGATGACATGCTAGCAATCGATGGTGCCGTTGCTAAGCTCGTCGTGACTCCGCAGTCAGATGAGGACGTTGATCGGCTGCTTGCCGTGACCAAAGACGTGACTAGCGAAACCGGGCGCATGGTGATCTCAGTAGCTATGGGTGAACGGGGGCAGCGCGCACGGCTAGCCGGCTGGACTTACGGGTCAGTTGCCACATTCGCGGCGGTTTCGCGGCCCTCCGCTCCGGGGCAGCCACACATTTCCGAACTGCGGTAG
- a CDS encoding phosphoribosyltransferase: MAYHADTTDLTGKEVLLWDQFGIAMRELAQTIADSGFQPEVIIAIARGGLLPAGALTYALGTKLSDAMNIEFYTDIEQTLPDPILLEPLLDMESIKGKKLLVVDDVADSGRTLKMAVDMLADLKADVRSAVIYNKPRSVIAPDYSWKATDKWIVFPWSSEPPVTPNK, encoded by the coding sequence ATGGCATACCATGCAGACACCACAGATTTGACCGGTAAAGAAGTACTCCTCTGGGATCAATTCGGCATAGCTATGCGCGAACTCGCTCAGACCATCGCGGATTCCGGATTCCAACCAGAAGTCATCATCGCGATCGCCCGCGGAGGCCTCCTCCCAGCTGGCGCATTGACTTACGCCCTTGGCACCAAGCTTTCAGACGCCATGAACATCGAGTTCTACACGGACATTGAACAGACTCTGCCAGATCCGATCCTCCTTGAACCACTCCTCGACATGGAGTCCATCAAGGGCAAGAAGCTCCTTGTTGTTGATGACGTTGCCGATTCGGGCCGCACACTCAAGATGGCCGTTGACATGCTGGCCGATCTTAAAGCGGACGTCCGTTCCGCAGTTATTTACAATAAGCCACGTTCCGTGATTGCACCAGACTACTCCTGGAAGGCAACCGACAAGTGGATCGTATTCCCATGGTCCTCCGAACCACCAGTGACCCCCAACAAGTAA
- a CDS encoding metal ABC transporter solute-binding protein, Zn/Mn family: MKVRSALKAGFTALVASAFLLAGCSSAPAGKADKHLDIFATTGYIADAVANIAPDAHVTTMVGPGGDPHTYQPTTKDIEALQNADVVIWSGLHLEAQMLDKLGSLGDKQIAVADTLDEKYLLPWPETDENGHELHDPHIWNNPEAWSLAVQAAADKISEIDPANKATYQKNVAKYREEITKTVAEAKKLLDKVAEPRILISGHDAFNYFGKTFNLEVHATDFVSSEAKLSTQEISELAKLIADKKVPVIFLDNLANPQAIKALQEAVHANGWDVKISDKELFADSLGAEKGVDTYLGTLMHNARTISEALSK, translated from the coding sequence ATGAAGGTCCGATCTGCCCTAAAGGCTGGTTTCACAGCACTTGTTGCCAGCGCTTTCCTCTTGGCTGGATGCTCATCTGCTCCGGCAGGAAAGGCTGATAAGCACCTAGATATTTTCGCAACCACGGGTTACATTGCCGATGCTGTCGCGAACATCGCCCCTGATGCTCACGTGACAACGATGGTCGGCCCGGGTGGCGATCCGCACACCTACCAGCCAACCACTAAAGACATCGAAGCCCTCCAAAACGCGGACGTCGTAATTTGGTCCGGCCTCCACTTGGAAGCGCAGATGCTCGATAAGCTCGGTTCGCTTGGTGATAAGCAGATCGCAGTGGCGGATACGCTAGATGAAAAGTACCTTCTCCCTTGGCCGGAAACTGATGAAAACGGCCACGAACTCCACGATCCGCACATCTGGAACAACCCTGAAGCGTGGTCACTCGCAGTTCAGGCAGCAGCAGATAAGATTTCGGAAATCGATCCAGCTAACAAGGCCACCTACCAGAAGAATGTGGCTAAGTACCGTGAAGAAATCACCAAGACCGTAGCAGAAGCCAAGAAGCTTCTGGATAAGGTTGCAGAACCGCGCATCCTTATCTCGGGCCACGATGCGTTCAACTACTTCGGTAAGACTTTCAACTTGGAGGTTCACGCTACCGATTTCGTTTCCTCCGAAGCTAAGCTGTCCACCCAGGAAATTTCGGAACTGGCAAAGTTGATTGCAGATAAGAAGGTTCCGGTTATTTTCCTTGATAACTTGGCGAACCCGCAGGCGATTAAGGCTCTTCAGGAAGCTGTTCACGCGAATGGTTGGGATGTGAAGATTTCTGATAAGGAACTTTTTGCTGATTCGTTGGGTGCTGAAAAGGGTGTTGATACTTACTTGGGTACGTTGATGCACAACGCTAGGACTATTTCTGAAGCTTTGAGTAAGTGA
- a CDS encoding metal ABC transporter ATP-binding protein, whose product MKKDSAGTLACSTSNMSVCYRIDPVLYGVDFEVPQGVVMGIVGPNGAGKSTLIKAMLGLVKPLTGSASFFGQPLARVRDRVGYMPQSVSVDWDFPTTVIDVVTMGTYGKLGWLRRPGRAERAQALEALEATGIADLASRQIGELSGGQRQRVFLARALVQQPDLYFMDEPFQGVDAKSQRAIVEVLHRLRSQGKTVVIVHHDLATVADYCDHVTLLNRHIVAAGPCETTLTDANIRTAYKVSDDDEWESLA is encoded by the coding sequence ATGAAAAAAGATTCTGCTGGCACACTGGCATGTTCTACGTCGAACATGTCGGTGTGCTACCGCATTGATCCGGTTTTGTACGGAGTTGATTTTGAGGTTCCGCAGGGTGTTGTGATGGGTATTGTTGGCCCGAATGGCGCCGGAAAATCGACGTTGATTAAGGCCATGCTGGGTTTGGTGAAGCCGTTGACTGGTTCGGCGAGTTTCTTTGGCCAGCCGCTGGCGCGTGTGCGAGACCGAGTTGGGTATATGCCGCAGAGCGTGAGTGTGGATTGGGATTTCCCAACCACGGTTATCGACGTCGTTACCATGGGTACGTACGGAAAGCTTGGGTGGTTGCGCCGTCCGGGGCGTGCGGAGCGTGCTCAGGCGTTGGAGGCTCTGGAGGCGACGGGGATTGCTGACTTGGCGTCGCGCCAGATTGGCGAGCTGTCGGGCGGCCAGCGTCAGCGTGTGTTTTTGGCGCGTGCGTTGGTTCAGCAGCCGGATTTGTATTTTATGGATGAGCCGTTCCAGGGTGTGGATGCGAAGAGTCAGCGTGCGATCGTTGAGGTGCTGCATCGGTTGCGTTCGCAGGGGAAGACTGTTGTGATTGTGCATCACGATTTGGCTACGGTTGCGGATTATTGTGACCACGTGACGTTGTTGAATCGGCACATTGTGGCGGCTGGCCCGTGTGAGACTACGTTGACTGACGCGAACATTCGTACTGCTTACAAGGTTTCTGACGACGACGAATGGGAGAGTCTCGCGTGA
- a CDS encoding metal ABC transporter permease codes for MGESRVSLTEFFSDHTFRMVFFGTMTIGFVAGALGSFAYLRKQSMISDVISHSALPGTLVAFLFSVVIVGSDGRNMLALIVGAVIVGTLAVVFTQWIVNNSKVHVDSAMAVTLSLFFGVGMLLMRIVADGTFPGKGGIQDYLFGNASTITKEDLYTSLAVGGMALAIVAVFWKEFAVRTFDPVHAHMMGVRGPLIDTLMFGSIVIASVIGVRAVGLVVMIAFVITPPAAARQWTSRLGSMVILSGTIGALGSGIGAYLAVSLGKVPTGPMIVIVLSAIFIVSLIFSPRRSIIMRALARKKARMELKNQLLGRNA; via the coding sequence ATGGGAGAGTCTCGCGTGAGCCTCACCGAATTCTTTTCAGACCACACGTTCCGGATGGTGTTTTTTGGCACGATGACGATCGGGTTCGTTGCCGGTGCGTTGGGGTCGTTCGCATATCTGCGTAAGCAGTCGATGATTTCGGATGTTATTTCGCATTCGGCTCTGCCTGGAACGTTGGTGGCGTTCTTGTTTTCCGTGGTGATTGTGGGGTCTGACGGCCGTAATATGTTGGCCCTGATTGTTGGCGCCGTGATTGTGGGAACGTTGGCCGTGGTGTTCACGCAGTGGATTGTGAACAATTCAAAGGTGCATGTAGATTCTGCGATGGCAGTAACCCTGTCCTTGTTTTTCGGGGTGGGGATGCTTTTGATGCGTATTGTTGCCGATGGTACTTTCCCGGGTAAGGGTGGCATTCAGGACTACCTGTTTGGCAACGCTTCAACGATTACGAAGGAAGATCTCTACACTTCGCTGGCTGTTGGCGGTATGGCTTTGGCAATTGTGGCTGTGTTCTGGAAAGAATTCGCGGTTCGTACGTTCGATCCGGTCCACGCACACATGATGGGTGTGCGTGGACCGTTGATTGACACTCTGATGTTTGGTTCGATCGTGATCGCATCCGTAATTGGTGTTCGTGCGGTTGGCCTGGTAGTGATGATCGCGTTCGTGATTACTCCGCCAGCTGCGGCACGGCAGTGGACGTCCCGCTTGGGGTCTATGGTGATTCTTTCTGGAACGATCGGCGCACTGGGATCAGGAATTGGAGCATACCTGGCCGTCTCCCTCGGCAAGGTGCCAACCGGCCCTATGATCGTGATCGTCTTGTCCGCCATCTTCATCGTGTCACTTATTTTCTCGCCTCGCCGCTCGATTATCATGCGAGCGCTGGCCCGCAAAAAGGCACGTATGGAACTCAAAAACCAGCTGTTAGGACGCAACGCATGA
- a CDS encoding metal ABC transporter permease, with protein MSFVVGTSLLAIVTALVCALPGTFIVLRQSSMLVDAMSHAILPGIVVGYYVTHDFDSPLLIIGAAVAGLIVVLGNDWLMRSGFVSGDAPQGLVFPMLFSIGVILISLNFGNIHLDTHMVLAGDLNFAAWHQLMIGGVSYGPIYMYVLLIVLALNAIAMWFMYPRLKITSFDPTFSSTIGIRARVVDTAFMFLVAVTVTAAFNAAGAILIVALMIAPAATARLVSNSMSHMMIWTMGVAVAGAIIGFWIAYVVHAPTSAAMAVCYGLTFIVILVTTKKRSALRRTNPDRTQRADA; from the coding sequence ATGAGCTTCGTCGTCGGAACAAGTCTTCTCGCAATCGTCACGGCACTGGTGTGTGCGCTCCCCGGAACGTTCATTGTTCTGCGGCAAAGTTCCATGCTTGTGGACGCAATGAGCCATGCGATTTTGCCCGGAATCGTGGTGGGCTACTATGTAACTCACGATTTCGATTCGCCGTTACTGATTATCGGTGCTGCGGTTGCGGGCTTGATTGTGGTGCTCGGAAATGATTGGCTGATGCGGTCAGGATTCGTGTCGGGCGATGCGCCGCAAGGGCTCGTGTTCCCGATGCTGTTTTCGATCGGAGTGATCCTGATTTCGCTCAACTTCGGAAACATCCACCTAGACACGCATATGGTGTTAGCCGGCGATCTGAACTTCGCCGCATGGCATCAGCTCATGATCGGCGGAGTGTCCTACGGACCGATCTATATGTATGTGCTGTTGATTGTGCTGGCGCTCAACGCCATCGCCATGTGGTTCATGTACCCGCGCCTTAAAATCACTAGCTTCGATCCCACGTTTTCCAGCACGATCGGGATTCGGGCACGCGTTGTTGACACGGCGTTCATGTTCCTTGTGGCCGTCACGGTAACCGCAGCATTCAACGCGGCGGGAGCAATTCTCATCGTCGCGCTCATGATCGCCCCGGCGGCCACCGCCCGGTTGGTCAGTAACTCCATGTCACACATGATGATCTGGACCATGGGCGTTGCTGTTGCCGGAGCGATCATAGGATTTTGGATTGCGTACGTTGTGCATGCGCCAACGTCGGCTGCGATGGCCGTATGTTATGGCCTGACCTTTATCGTCATTTTGGTGACGACAAAGAAAAGATCAGCCCTCCGTAGGACAAACCCAGATCGCACGCAACGCGCCGATGCCTAA
- a CDS encoding metal-dependent transcriptional regulator: protein MVVSALSESTQNYIKAIWSLGEWSDEPVTASRLAARAGVKLSTASDAIRKLKDQGLVNHAPYGAVHLTEQGQALAVAMVRRHRLIETFLVEVLGYSWDEVHSEAEVLEHAVSDVLVERISAQLGNPDRDPHGDPIPAADGTVVRPQAVLLSSIETGGIFRVERISDADPELLRFVEAQGIAYGSRLEVKPPAPYSESIEVSVDAGAPVLLGIGALRAIWVCPTEG from the coding sequence ATGGTAGTTTCTGCATTATCTGAAAGTACACAAAACTATATCAAGGCGATCTGGTCATTGGGCGAATGGTCCGATGAACCCGTTACCGCCTCCCGTTTGGCTGCACGCGCCGGAGTCAAACTTTCCACAGCTTCGGACGCAATCCGCAAGTTGAAGGACCAAGGCTTGGTTAACCACGCACCATACGGCGCAGTTCATTTGACTGAACAAGGCCAGGCGCTTGCCGTTGCGATGGTTCGCCGCCACCGGTTGATTGAAACTTTCCTGGTGGAAGTTTTGGGGTACAGCTGGGATGAGGTCCATTCGGAGGCGGAAGTGTTGGAACACGCCGTGTCCGACGTACTAGTTGAACGGATATCTGCTCAGCTTGGGAATCCGGATCGCGATCCGCATGGGGATCCTATCCCTGCCGCAGATGGCACGGTGGTTCGCCCGCAGGCTGTGTTGTTGAGTTCGATTGAGACGGGCGGAATTTTCCGCGTGGAGCGGATTTCTGACGCGGATCCCGAACTCTTACGTTTCGTTGAAGCCCAAGGGATCGCCTACGGTTCCCGGTTGGAAGTAAAACCACCGGCACCGTATTCAGAATCGATTGAAGTGAGTGTCGACGCCGGGGCGCCAGTTCTCTTAGGCATCGGCGCGTTGCGTGCGATCTGGGTTTGTCCTACGGAGGGCTGA
- the dcd gene encoding dCTP deaminase, with the protein MLLSDRDIAQYVESGRIALDPWDPAMIQPSSVDVHLDRFFRLFDNHKYNVIDPAAEQAEMTRLVEVDSDGAFVLHPGEFVLGSTFEEVTLGDDVAARLEGKSSLGRLGLLTHSTAGFIDPGFSGHVTLELSNTATMPIKLYPGMKVGQLCFFQLSSPAREPYGAGANGSRYQGQRGPTASRSHLNFHRVDVTR; encoded by the coding sequence ATGCTTCTTTCTGATCGTGATATTGCCCAGTATGTTGAGTCCGGACGCATCGCGTTAGATCCGTGGGATCCGGCCATGATTCAGCCGTCCAGTGTGGATGTTCACCTGGATCGGTTCTTTCGTTTGTTTGATAACCACAAGTATAACGTGATTGATCCCGCTGCGGAGCAGGCTGAGATGACGCGCCTGGTGGAGGTGGATTCTGACGGCGCTTTTGTGTTGCATCCGGGGGAATTCGTGTTGGGTTCCACGTTTGAGGAGGTCACGTTAGGGGACGACGTCGCGGCGCGGCTTGAAGGGAAATCGTCGCTGGGGCGTTTGGGGTTGCTTACCCATTCCACGGCTGGCTTTATTGATCCGGGGTTTTCGGGGCATGTGACGTTGGAATTGTCGAATACGGCCACGATGCCGATTAAGTTGTATCCGGGGATGAAGGTTGGGCAGTTGTGTTTCTTCCAGCTTTCATCGCCTGCGCGCGAACCGTATGGGGCGGGTGCGAATGGTTCGCGTTACCAGGGGCAACGTGGGCCAACCGCGTCCCGTTCACACCTGAATTTTCATCGGGTGGATGTGACACGGTAA
- a CDS encoding Na+/H+ antiporter subunit A: MLWVLAFFVVGALGAPRLMRAGRLGFLVLAVIPAGAFAWLVVQGPRIVAGSVVTESVPWVPQMHVSVDVRIDALSWVLGLIVTGVGSLVLVYCARYFSPNAQGLGRFAGVFVAFSGAMLGLVTTDNTLVLYMFWELTTVFSYLLIGHNFSASGSRRAAGQAIIVTTAGGLAMLAGIVMLGQVPGGSYRLSHLVAAGGELSATHGVLVSSAVVLVLVGALSKSALVPFHFWLPAAMAAPTPVSAYLHAAAMVKAGVYLIARLAPGFSHLDSWRYLVVSAGLTTLIVGGFRAMKQFDLKLVLAFGTVSQLGLIIVLVGYGTSAALLAGLALLVAHSLFKSALFLSVGSVDWSTGTRDLRELSGVGRKCPKVAVGAALAGGSMMGLPLTAGFVAKEAALEGLLHGSSVDTFTWVMIAIGSAFTVAYTLRFWWGAFATKKGVDPTGTKDASWLMTLPILILATLGIIAGIGASVVERVLIQHATLIPGNPGHLAVFAGFHAAFAITCAIVAGGIGLFVLTKRHAAAMHRYDVPLSADAVYRWMIGKLEVLSGWATALTQRGSLPAYISMIVMFILVTVPLAFWWGGVGVIRGVRWWDTWAQAGVVLITIVAAVAAARARRRLKAVMLMGVSGYGVALIYELYGAPDLALTQVLVETMSLVVFILVLRKLPVYFSSRPVRTMRWVRITLAVLFGILMSVFAWLVAGARTTQPISRLFHDEAYAYGYGKNIVNVTLVDIRAWDTLGEMSVLVACGIGISSLLFIRDREGRVDRFRNIIFPDGSKHAHAGNRVWLAASRLQDSRYHSVIVELGTRLIFHAILIASLFFLFSGHNLPGGGFAGGLLAGIALVLRYVAGGRYELGAAVPLHPGHLMGSGMVIAAVDALVPIACGGTVLQTAAFEFVLPAFGHVKLATALFFDIGVYIAVVGLVLDIVRSLGAEIDRHAEDTMAKEAH, translated from the coding sequence ATGCTGTGGGTGCTTGCATTTTTCGTTGTGGGCGCGTTGGGTGCGCCTCGATTGATGCGGGCTGGCCGGCTGGGTTTTTTGGTGCTGGCTGTGATTCCGGCGGGTGCTTTCGCGTGGCTTGTGGTTCAGGGGCCGCGGATTGTTGCGGGCAGTGTGGTAACGGAATCGGTGCCGTGGGTGCCGCAGATGCATGTGAGTGTGGATGTGCGGATTGATGCTCTTTCGTGGGTGTTAGGGCTGATTGTTACGGGCGTTGGCAGTTTGGTGCTGGTGTATTGCGCCCGGTATTTTTCTCCGAACGCGCAGGGCTTGGGCCGTTTTGCGGGTGTATTTGTGGCGTTTTCGGGTGCGATGTTGGGCCTGGTTACAACCGATAACACGTTGGTCTTGTACATGTTTTGGGAATTGACAACCGTTTTTTCGTACCTGTTGATTGGGCACAACTTTTCGGCATCGGGTTCGCGGCGTGCGGCCGGGCAGGCGATTATTGTGACTACTGCTGGTGGGTTGGCGATGCTTGCAGGAATCGTGATGTTGGGGCAGGTGCCGGGCGGATCGTATCGGCTTTCGCACCTGGTTGCGGCGGGTGGCGAATTGAGTGCCACGCACGGGGTACTTGTGTCTTCTGCTGTTGTGTTGGTGCTGGTGGGCGCTTTATCGAAATCTGCGCTGGTGCCGTTCCATTTCTGGTTGCCAGCGGCGATGGCTGCTCCTACTCCGGTATCTGCATATTTGCACGCGGCGGCGATGGTGAAAGCGGGCGTCTATCTGATTGCACGGTTGGCTCCTGGTTTTTCGCATCTTGATTCGTGGCGGTACTTGGTGGTGAGTGCCGGTTTGACCACACTGATAGTTGGCGGTTTCCGGGCAATGAAGCAGTTTGATCTGAAACTGGTGTTGGCGTTTGGAACTGTGTCTCAACTGGGGCTGATTATTGTGCTGGTGGGGTATGGAACCTCGGCAGCGCTGTTGGCCGGATTGGCTTTGCTGGTTGCTCATTCGCTGTTCAAATCAGCTCTTTTTCTCTCAGTTGGATCTGTGGATTGGTCTACGGGAACACGTGATCTGCGGGAACTTTCTGGAGTGGGGCGGAAGTGCCCGAAGGTGGCCGTTGGGGCTGCGTTGGCTGGGGGATCAATGATGGGATTGCCTCTTACCGCGGGATTTGTTGCTAAAGAAGCCGCGCTGGAAGGGCTACTTCACGGTTCGAGTGTGGATACATTCACGTGGGTGATGATTGCAATCGGCTCAGCGTTTACCGTGGCTTACACGCTTCGTTTCTGGTGGGGCGCGTTCGCTACAAAGAAGGGTGTGGACCCAACCGGAACTAAGGATGCTTCGTGGCTGATGACTCTTCCTATTTTGATCCTTGCAACACTGGGCATCATCGCCGGAATCGGAGCAAGCGTAGTAGAACGTGTGCTGATCCAGCATGCTACGTTGATCCCCGGAAACCCCGGCCATCTGGCTGTTTTTGCAGGATTCCACGCGGCTTTCGCGATTACGTGTGCGATCGTGGCAGGGGGAATTGGGCTGTTCGTTCTTACGAAGCGCCATGCGGCGGCGATGCATCGGTATGATGTGCCGCTGAGTGCCGATGCCGTGTATCGCTGGATGATCGGGAAACTTGAAGTGCTCTCCGGTTGGGCCACGGCGCTCACACAACGCGGATCACTGCCGGCCTACATTTCGATGATCGTCATGTTCATACTGGTTACTGTGCCGTTAGCTTTCTGGTGGGGAGGCGTAGGCGTGATTCGTGGCGTGCGCTGGTGGGATACATGGGCCCAGGCGGGCGTTGTGCTCATCACGATTGTGGCAGCAGTGGCGGCCGCGCGGGCGCGGCGGCGGCTCAAAGCAGTGATGCTCATGGGCGTTTCCGGATATGGCGTAGCGCTGATCTACGAACTGTATGGTGCTCCAGATTTGGCGCTCACCCAAGTGTTGGTAGAAACCATGTCTCTGGTGGTGTTTATCTTGGTGTTGCGCAAGCTACCCGTCTATTTTTCGTCGCGTCCGGTACGAACAATGCGGTGGGTGCGAATTACGCTGGCGGTTTTGTTCGGAATTCTTATGTCTGTGTTCGCCTGGCTTGTAGCGGGTGCGCGTACTACTCAACCGATTTCGCGCCTGTTCCACGATGAGGCCTACGCCTACGGGTATGGCAAGAATATTGTGAACGTGACCTTAGTAGATATTCGCGCATGGGATACTCTTGGCGAAATGTCGGTGTTAGTGGCGTGTGGTATCGGGATATCGTCGCTGCTGTTTATTAGGGATCGCGAAGGGCGCGTGGATCGGTTCCGTAACATTATTTTCCCGGACGGATCTAAGCACGCACATGCCGGAAATCGGGTATGGCTGGCAGCCTCCCGCTTACAAGATTCACGCTACCATTCGGTGATTGTAGAACTAGGAACGCGGCTGATTTTCCATGCGATTCTGATTGCGTCGCTGTTCTTCTTGTTCTCCGGGCATAACTTGCCTGGCGGTGGATTCGCAGGAGGTTTGCTGGCTGGGATCGCGCTTGTTTTACGATATGTGGCCGGTGGCCGCTATGAATTGGGTGCGGCAGTACCGTTGCATCCGGGCCACTTGATGGGATCAGGCATGGTGATCGCTGCGGTAGATGCGCTGGTGCCTATTGCATGTGGCGGAACAGTGTTGCAAACGGCAGCCTTCGAATTCGTGTTGCCGGCATTCGGGCACGTCAAGTTAGCCACGGCCTTGTTCTTCGATATTGGCGTCTATATTGCAGTGGTTGGTTTGGTGCTGGATATCGTGCGTTCGTTGGGTGCAGAAATTGATCGGCATGCGGAGGATACGATGGCAAAGGAGGCACACTGA
- a CDS encoding Na(+)/H(+) antiporter subunit C has translation MESSLALIILAGVLMAVGVYLVLERSLARVIIGLSAITNSVNIVFLIAGGASGEPPLVGGAAPEKMADPLVQAMMLTAIVLSLGLTAFLLSVGYRSWQLHGNDEVQDDLEDQRLARRSEAAKIAERADKPERIEVDAEAARDETESFEGERV, from the coding sequence ATGGAATCATCATTGGCATTGATTATTCTTGCAGGCGTGTTGATGGCCGTGGGCGTCTACCTAGTGCTGGAACGTTCATTGGCTCGCGTGATTATTGGGCTTTCTGCGATTACTAACTCAGTCAATATCGTGTTTCTGATCGCGGGTGGGGCGTCTGGAGAACCTCCGCTCGTTGGAGGTGCGGCACCGGAGAAGATGGCAGATCCGCTGGTTCAAGCAATGATGCTCACCGCGATTGTGCTTTCGCTTGGATTAACGGCTTTCTTGCTCTCTGTGGGCTACCGTTCGTGGCAGTTACACGGGAACGATGAAGTACAAGACGATCTAGAAGATCAACGCTTGGCACGCCGGAGTGAAGCGGCCAAGATCGCCGAACGTGCCGATAAGCCAGAGCGTATTGAAGTGGACGCGGAAGCGGCACGTGACGAAACCGAATCGTTTGAAGGAGAGCGCGTATGA